The proteins below are encoded in one region of Triticum aestivum cultivar Chinese Spring chromosome 1B, IWGSC CS RefSeq v2.1, whole genome shotgun sequence:
- the LOC123113135 gene encoding E3 ubiquitin-protein ligase RFI2, which yields MGAGAEPREEEPLEAEEGAGGKEEKAAVSCSICLDAVVAASAERSTARLQCGHEFHLDCIGSAFNAKGVMQCPNCRKIEKGNWLYANGSRPSHDINMDEWAHEEDLYDVSYSEMPFRFHWCPFGRLAQLPSFFEEGESPPPVTFHDFMGQHVFPENLSVSAAPGTHPCPYVAYLHPLPSLASSSSSHVPERTMDGSAYHDHWNHLAGPSDGRPLQTVQPTDFHHNHWAHLPHSYVQSNSNNGVTEQPGVPFGSMRAARVDGDSQRRGSVVSPSYFSNGSGSRSRAPNVPPLVPQFMRAHGNINEQYTQSSSSSLFAGAHRSGGMRPAPPPPQPENPTFCLFPPGSSGHSSMDTDEAGGSRFYAWERDRFAPYPLMPVDCETSWWSSQQSHGASESTPAPAPRRLFGQWIGLGRSSPENRSPEGSSYRQMHSPRM from the exons ATGGGGGCCGGGGCGGAGCCGAGGGAGGAGGAGCCCCTCGAGGCGGAGGAGGGGGCTGGCGGcaaggaggagaaggcggcggtgTCCTGCTCGATCTGCCTCGACGCGGTCGTTGCCGCCAGCGCGGAGAGGTCCACGGCGAGGCTGCAGTGCGGCCACGAGTTCCACCTCG ATTGCATTGGATCGGCATTCAATGCCAAAGGAGTTATGCAATGCCCGAACTGCCGCAAAATTGAGAAAGGGAATTGGCTGTATGCAAATGGTTCCCGCCCCTCACATGATATTAACATGGATGAGTGGGCTCATGAAGAGGACCTTTATGATGTTAGTTACTCTGAGATG CCGTTTCGTTTTCATTGGTGTCCATTTGGTCGCTTAGCACAGCTTCCATCATTCTTTGA GGAAGGAGAATCACCACCCCCAGTTACTT TTCATGACTTTATGGGACAGCATGTGTTTCCAGAGAATCTATCTGTATCTGCTGCACCAGGGACACATCCTTGCCCATATGTGGCATACTTGCATCCTCTTCCATCGCTGGCATCATCATCAAGCTCCCATGTCCCTGAGAGAACTATGGATGGTTCCGCTTATCATGATCACTGGAATCACCTGGCTGGCCCATCAGATGGTAGGCCCTTGCAAACGGTGCAACCCACTGATTTCCATCATAACCATTGGGCGCATCTGCCCCATTCCTATGTGCAATCCAACAGCAATAACGGGGTGACGGAGCAGCCAGGGGTCCCTTTTGGATCAATGAGGGCTGCAAGGGTGGATGGTGATAGCCAACGTCGAGGATCTGTTGTTTCTCCATCGTACTTCAGTAATGG atCTGGCTCTAGATCTAGAGCTCCTAATGTTCCTCCTCTGGTACCTCAGTTCATGAGGGCACATGGCAACATCAACGAACAGTACACTCAGAGTTCATCATCCAGCCTTTTTGCTGGAGCTCATAGATCAGGTGGCATGCGACCTGCCCCTCCTCCACCTCAACCGGAGAACCCAACATTTTGCCTGTTCCCACCGGGTTCATCTGGCCATAGTTCAATGGATACCGATGAAGCTGGAGGAAGCCGATTCTATGCCTGGGAGCGCGATCGCTTCGCGCCGTACCCATTGATGCCGGTCGACTGCGAGACGAGCTGGTGGAGCTCACAGCAGTCCCACGGCGCATCAGAATCCACACCCGCACCCGCGCCAAGGAGACTCTTTGGGCAGTGGATCGGCCTCGGCAGGTCGTCGCCAGAGAATAGATCGCCCGAGGGCTCATCGTATCGACAAATGCACTCTCCTCGGATGTAG